The Chloroflexota bacterium genome contains a region encoding:
- a CDS encoding group II intron reverse transcriptase domain-containing protein, whose product MKTYKHLYPRICAFQNLYTAYRDARRGKRAKRQVYQFEFNAEAELLRLQDELRAQTYQPGAYTSFRLGDAKRRLVSAAPFRDRVVHHALCNLIEPILERKFIDDSYANRKEKGTHRAIDRAQYFAQRHPYVLQADIVQCFPSIDHAILRGILARTIADAPTLWLIDQILASGADVHRAQYRMQWFPGDDLFAPSRPRGLPIGNLTSQFWANVYLNELDQFVKRELKCAAYVRYVDDFVLFADDKTRLWEWKARLVEFLQALRLVVHPGKTLVRRVADGIPFLGWRIFPTHRRLKRDNVRAFMRRFRAQTIAYARGELSLENWTTRTQSWVAHAAHGDTYRLRKKILTASPIALAD is encoded by the coding sequence ATGAAAACCTACAAACACCTCTACCCGCGCATCTGCGCGTTTCAAAATCTCTACACCGCGTACCGCGATGCGCGGCGCGGCAAACGCGCCAAGCGCCAGGTCTATCAGTTCGAGTTCAACGCCGAAGCGGAATTACTGCGCCTGCAAGACGAGTTGCGCGCGCAAACGTACCAGCCCGGCGCGTACACCAGTTTTCGCCTGGGCGATGCGAAACGCCGCTTGGTCTCTGCCGCACCGTTCCGTGATCGTGTGGTACATCACGCGCTCTGCAATCTCATCGAGCCGATCCTCGAACGCAAATTCATTGACGACTCGTACGCCAACCGCAAGGAAAAAGGCACGCACCGCGCGATAGACCGCGCGCAGTATTTCGCGCAACGCCACCCGTACGTTCTGCAAGCCGACATCGTCCAGTGCTTTCCCTCAATTGACCACGCGATTTTGCGCGGCATTCTCGCGCGCACCATCGCCGACGCGCCAACGTTATGGCTGATTGACCAGATTCTCGCCAGCGGCGCGGACGTGCATCGCGCGCAGTATCGGATGCAGTGGTTTCCCGGCGACGATCTCTTTGCGCCAAGTCGCCCGCGCGGTTTGCCGATTGGCAATCTCACGTCCCAGTTTTGGGCGAACGTGTATCTCAACGAACTCGACCAATTCGTCAAACGCGAATTGAAGTGCGCGGCGTACGTGCGCTACGTGGACGATTTCGTTCTGTTCGCCGACGACAAAACCAGGTTGTGGGAATGGAAAGCGCGCCTCGTCGAGTTTTTGCAAGCATTGCGTCTCGTCGTGCATCCCGGCAAAACGCTCGTGCGCCGCGTCGCCGATGGCATTCCGTTCCTGGGCTGGCGCATTTTTCCAACGCATCGCCGGCTCAAGCGCGACAATGTGCGCGCATTCATGCGCCGCTTCCGCGCGCAAACCATCGCGTATGCGCGCGGCGAGTTGTCGCTGGAGAATTGGACGACGCGTACCCAGTCCTGGGTCGCGCACGCGGCGCACGGCGACACGTACCG
- a CDS encoding SUMF1/EgtB/PvdO family nonheme iron enzyme, whose product MDSLIPDLALAIQAATPFILQKLVEKGLIEPAVKPLANKVQARATKGEKDAALEQAILAAIKDVAPRKSDSQAVAYARKIRLHEIVEPGNEALRDEMMRLAFLATTKSQRLVPLKLLDVLRLNHDQRPALASFLFHLHQRLNALPDYQPLLQAARDQAVIKELKAMARDLSELVGTVEETRKGKAVRVRVIADDWSAEPYLRYLANVCNVLPLRVIDPQYASPTGETATLSDVYTNLEVTTTVQVKVDKRKSREEQPQLMEREKTRRMTVLEAVSDSKSRRLVLLGDPGGGKSTFVNYLAFCLAKHQLEPKDKWLERLPAWTVGALVPVRIILRDWVAWVSANNSHQPNAQLLWDFLKHDLTSHGLENEFAPLKKHLLEHGGLVLLDGLDEVPDANARRALLKSVIEDFERGCGKCRIVVTCRPYAYEKREWKLPGFAEQTIAPFSDEQIENFIRGWYHAVVQVSGMNAALAESKANALIAACGLPHLAELAPRPLLLTLMATLHTSRGKLPDDRAELYEDCVRLLLDFWQQNKRVQIDGQTESEQGILDALSISRDRLEQVLNQIAFTAHTRQGKSANRQNVTADISGEELRKVLVPAFGDDWNKAQTAIHYVRTRAGLLIEREPDVFAFPHRTFQEFLTARFVVNSEDFPQNLAEWVCNDRAWWREVFLLAAGHARPRAFGNAVALINTLCDKPYHPGDKMEDTDAYAAALAAQAAADIHLKERATSPGRYQDTLRKLQTWLVGTLRVAQGALPLVERANAGRILSALGDPRPDVNCAIPAMVDVPAGEFVMGSDTSNQEDEKPQHRVTLNAYRIGKYPVTNAQYRRFVDDKGYTKFHRDCWTDAGWSWREKENIEKPPYLDHPEFGLDNHPVVGVSWYEALAYCNWLTKTNPGRKFRLPTEAEWERAARHTDGREYSWEGEFDPEKANTSESKIGRTTAVGSFPLGASTCGALDMSGNVWEWCSTRWGKGYENPEFKYPYQSDDGRENLQSTDIRILRGGSWVIHLVFARCAYRVSNNPHSRNLNIGFRVAESFPGLGSAS is encoded by the coding sequence ATGGATTCACTCATTCCCGATTTGGCGCTGGCGATCCAAGCCGCGACGCCGTTCATCCTTCAGAAACTCGTCGAGAAAGGTCTGATCGAACCGGCGGTCAAACCGTTGGCGAACAAGGTTCAAGCGCGCGCGACCAAAGGCGAGAAGGATGCGGCGCTTGAGCAAGCCATTCTCGCGGCAATCAAGGACGTTGCCCCGCGCAAAAGTGATTCGCAGGCGGTCGCGTACGCGCGCAAGATTCGCCTTCACGAAATCGTCGAACCTGGCAACGAAGCATTGCGCGATGAGATGATGCGTTTGGCGTTCCTCGCCACAACGAAAAGCCAGCGTCTTGTCCCGTTGAAACTGCTCGATGTTTTGCGCCTCAACCACGACCAGCGTCCGGCACTGGCAAGTTTCCTCTTTCATTTGCATCAGCGACTGAACGCGCTCCCCGACTATCAGCCGTTGCTTCAAGCCGCGCGTGACCAAGCCGTGATCAAAGAACTCAAAGCAATGGCGCGCGACCTGTCCGAACTAGTCGGCACAGTCGAAGAAACACGTAAAGGTAAGGCGGTCCGCGTGCGTGTCATCGCGGACGATTGGAGTGCCGAGCCGTACCTGCGCTACCTCGCGAATGTGTGCAACGTATTGCCTTTGCGCGTAATTGATCCACAGTACGCTTCACCGACCGGCGAGACCGCAACGTTGAGCGATGTCTATACCAATCTCGAAGTCACGACGACGGTTCAAGTCAAAGTGGACAAACGCAAATCTCGCGAAGAGCAACCACAACTTATGGAACGCGAAAAGACGCGCCGCATGACTGTGCTCGAAGCCGTGTCTGATTCGAAATCGCGCCGACTTGTTTTGCTCGGCGATCCCGGCGGCGGCAAATCCACGTTCGTCAACTATCTCGCGTTCTGTCTTGCCAAGCATCAACTCGAACCGAAAGACAAATGGTTGGAGCGGTTGCCCGCGTGGACAGTTGGCGCGCTGGTGCCAGTTCGCATCATCTTGCGCGACTGGGTCGCGTGGGTAAGCGCGAACAATTCGCATCAGCCGAACGCGCAATTGCTTTGGGATTTCCTCAAACACGATCTCACGAGCCATGGCTTGGAGAACGAATTCGCGCCGCTCAAAAAACATCTGCTCGAACACGGCGGGCTAGTTTTACTCGATGGCTTGGATGAAGTGCCGGATGCGAATGCGCGCCGTGCTCTGCTCAAATCGGTGATCGAAGATTTCGAGCGCGGGTGCGGCAAGTGTCGCATCGTCGTGACGTGCCGACCGTACGCGTACGAAAAACGTGAGTGGAAATTGCCTGGCTTTGCCGAGCAAACCATCGCGCCGTTCAGTGATGAACAAATTGAAAATTTCATTCGCGGTTGGTACCACGCGGTTGTCCAGGTGTCGGGGATGAATGCCGCGCTCGCGGAATCGAAAGCGAACGCCTTGATCGCAGCGTGCGGTCTGCCACACCTCGCCGAACTCGCGCCGCGTCCTCTGCTCCTTACGTTGATGGCGACCCTGCACACCTCGCGCGGTAAATTGCCGGATGATCGCGCCGAACTGTACGAGGATTGCGTACGGCTCTTGCTCGATTTTTGGCAACAGAACAAACGCGTGCAGATAGATGGGCAAACCGAATCCGAACAAGGGATTCTCGACGCGCTCAGCATTTCACGCGACCGCTTGGAACAAGTATTGAATCAGATCGCGTTTACCGCGCACACGCGCCAGGGCAAGAGCGCGAATCGCCAAAACGTCACGGCGGATATAAGCGGAGAGGAATTACGCAAGGTGCTTGTGCCGGCGTTCGGCGACGATTGGAACAAGGCGCAGACCGCGATTCACTATGTCCGCACGCGCGCGGGCTTGCTCATTGAACGCGAGCCGGACGTGTTCGCGTTTCCGCATCGCACGTTCCAAGAATTCCTGACCGCGCGGTTCGTCGTCAACTCGGAAGATTTTCCCCAGAACCTTGCCGAGTGGGTTTGTAATGACCGCGCATGGTGGCGTGAAGTGTTCTTGCTGGCGGCAGGGCACGCGCGTCCGCGCGCGTTTGGCAATGCGGTTGCGCTCATCAACACACTGTGCGACAAGCCGTATCACCCTGGCGACAAGATGGAGGACACGGACGCGTATGCCGCCGCGCTTGCCGCGCAAGCCGCCGCCGACATTCACTTGAAAGAACGCGCGACGAGTCCGGGACGTTACCAAGATACACTCCGCAAATTGCAGACCTGGCTCGTTGGCACGCTCCGCGTCGCGCAAGGTGCACTGCCGCTCGTTGAACGCGCCAATGCCGGACGTATCCTGAGCGCGCTCGGCGATCCGCGCCCGGATGTGAATTGTGCGATTCCAGCGATGGTAGATGTGCCAGCCGGCGAGTTTGTGATGGGAAGCGATACAAGTAATCAAGAGGACGAAAAGCCCCAGCATCGCGTAACACTGAACGCGTACCGCATCGGCAAATATCCGGTGACGAACGCGCAGTACCGCCGCTTTGTGGATGATAAGGGATACACAAAATTTCATCGCGATTGCTGGACGGATGCGGGATGGAGTTGGCGCGAAAAGGAGAACATTGAGAAACCACCCTATCTCGATCATCCCGAATTTGGTTTGGACAATCATCCGGTCGTCGGTGTTTCTTGGTACGAAGCACTCGCGTATTGCAACTGGCTCACCAAGACCAACCCAGGTCGCAAGTTTCGCTTGCCGACCGAAGCCGAATGGGAACGCGCCGCGCGACACACCGACGGGCGCGAGTACTCTTGGGAAGGCGAGTTCGATCCTGAAAAAGCGAATACCAGTGAAAGTAAAATCGGACGCACGACTGCAGTCGGTTCGTTCCCGCTAGGCGCGAGTACATGCGGTGCGCTCGATATGTCTGGGAATGTGTGGGAGTGGTGTAGTACGCGGTGGGGCAAAGGATACGAAAACCCGGAATTCAAATATCCTTATCAATCAGATGATGGACGTGAGAATTTACAAAGCACTGACATCCGTATCCTTCGTGGCGGGTCTTGGGTCATCCATCTAGTTTTCGCGCGTTGTGCGTACCGCGTCAGCAACAATCCTCATAGCCGTAACCTCAATATCGGGTTTCGCGTTGCCGAGTCTTTCCCAGGGCTTGGTTCTGCTTCCTGA